TAGATTGCACAGGTCATGGTGTTCCAGGGGCATTTATGTCAATGGTAGGAAATACCCTTCTAACAGATATTGTAGGCGTAAAACGAGTTTTTGACCCTGCAAAAATATTGGAAATGCTCCATGAAGGAGTTCGGGCAGCTTTACATCAAAAAGATTCTGATAATACAGATGGAATGGATGTAGCACTTTGTAGGATAGAAAGACAAGAAAACTGGGTTGAAGTCACTTATGCAGGAGCAAAACGTCCTCTTTACTATACTTCGAATGGAGAAATAGAAAAATTAAAAGGAGATAATCTAAGTATTGGTGGAGTAGTGAAGAAAAAAGAGTATGTGTTTACAAATCAAAAAGCTGTTTTATTGGCTGAAGATGTTATTTACTTGACTTCTGATGGTCTTATAGACCAAGCAAATCCAGATAAGAAAAAATTTGGCTCTACAAAATTTGAATCTTTGCTCAAGCAATTTCATGAAAGACCTTTTAAAGAACAAAAAGAAATTTTATCTAACCAATTAGATCAACACCAACTTGATGCAGAGCAAAGAGATGATATTACAGTTTTGGCGTTGCGATTATAGAATAATTCGAAATTATATTCCTACAAAAAACTATTAAATCTTAGGGTTTAACAGTTTTTTTTTGTCCTAATTTTTTAAAGTTTTTTTTGTATTGTTTTTAGTTTAGGCTAACAAAATTCAACTAAAAATAGAATTTTTAATAAAAAAAAAGTATCAATAGATAATTTCTCTTTATCCTTCATATATTTTTAGTATTTTTATTCTTTATTCGAATCTAACACTATTAAAATAATATATGCTTGAACTTGCAGGGCTTCTCGTGCTTGGTTTTTTTGCTCAATGGTTGTCATGGCGTATCAAAGTACCAGCTATTCTTCCACTTATTATTATCGGACTTTTAGTAGGTCCTGTTTCTACACTTTTTACAGGTGATGAAGGATATTTAGTTTCAAAAGGTCCTAAACTTATTGATGGAGATTCTATTTTTCAAGGACAAGTTCTCTTTGATGTAGTTTCTTTAGCTGTTGGACTCATTCTTTTTGAAGGAGGATTAACACTTAAGCTATCTGAAGTAAAAGTATTAGGAAAGGCTGTTCGCAATATAATTGTCATTGGCTCAGTCATTACGATGGCTGGTGGAACAGTTGCTGCAATGCTAATTATGGACTTTTCTGTTCAAACGGCACTGCTTTTTGGCTCTCTTATTATCGTTACTGGTCCTACTGTTATTGGACCTATTCTTAGAAATGTCAAACCCAACTTTAATATTACTACCATTTTGAAGTGGGAAGGTATCTTGATTGACCCTGTGGGAGCATTAATAGCTATCTTAACCTATGAATTTATCATTTCAGGAACAGCAGGCTCACAAATTGGCTTTATTGCCCTTAAAACATTTGCCATTACTATTGCTGTCGGAATTGCGATAGGTTGGGTCTCAGCTTGGTTAGGTAATATATTAATTAGTAAAGAATTAGTCCCTAAATACCTTCAGAATATTGTTATGTTGGGCTTAGTTATTTCTTCTTTTGCCTTGTCTAACTCTATTCAGCACGAATCAGGCTTACTTGCAGTTACAATTATGGGAATGGCTTTAGTTAATATGAAAACTTCAAACTTAAAAGAAATAATCTCTTTTAATGAAGATTTAGTGATTATTCTAATTTCATTTTTGTTTGTTTTACTTTCTTCAAGAATTGATATTGTAGATATAGAATTAGTCTTGACAACCAACAGCTTTATTCTATTTGCTGTTGTCGTCTTTATTTTACGTCCATTATCTGTATTTTTAAGCACTTGGGGAACAAACTTAACTTTAAACGAAAAAATATTTCTATCCTATATTTGTCCTCGTGGAATTGTTACGGCTGCTGTGGCTTCTATTTTTTCTATTTCCCTATTTCAAAGCAAAGACTACATTATTCCTTTAGATGAAGCGGCAATGCTTTTACCGTTGGTATTTTTAGTTATTGTAGGAACAGTTGTTTTGCAAGGTCTTACTGCCAAACCAATAGCCAAGCTACTAGGAGTTACACGTAAAGAACCAAATGGAGTAGCCTTTTTGAGTGCTGATGAATCTGCTCGTTTTATTGCCAAAATTCTTCAAAAATACAATATTCCTGTCTTGCTTGCAGATACTTCTAAAGCAAATACAAGAGAGGCATCTATGCAACAAATTCCTATTTATGAAGGAAGTATTTTGAATGAAGAAGCATGGGAAGAATTAGATTTTGCTCAGTATGGACAGCTTTGGGCAATGACTCCTAATGCAGAAATAAATGCTTTAGCCTGTAGAATTTTAGGTGAAGAATTGGTCAAAGACAAAGTATTTCGTTTTATATCAAATCGTGAACAAGAAACTCTCAATAAAGAAGACTATCCAAAAAATATACTTTTTGATGGAAGAGCAGATTTTATTTCTTTTTCTCATTTTATTCGTAAAGACCCAGAAATAAAAGAAATAAAAGTAAATAGTCGTGAAGATGTATTGAATACATTAGAGACAAAAGAAAATAAAGGAAAAGTAATTCCTCTATTTGTAATCAACGATAAAAATTTTGTAGAACCTGCTTTAGCTCTTACACCCTTAGAAATAGGAAAAGAAACTAAATTTATATATCTAAAAATCAAATAAGTTTAGATAAATATAACAACAAAAAATCTTTTTACTCATTAAAGCTACTATTTTTTATTTTTTCAGTAAAAAATAAAAATAGTTTATCAGCTCAAAAAAAAATAAAAAACACTTGTTAAACTATTTTTTTTTTGCACCTTTGTAGTAGTTATGAAAAACAAATTAAATTTGTTTTTCTGCTTTGCTTAGAATCAAATGGAAAGCAAAAGATATTTAATTAGAAGATTCGGTTTAATCACTCAATTTACAATTTTTCTTTGTTAATTGTTTTATCAATTTTAGCGCACGCCAATCATTTAATTTTTATCTAAGCCTCCAAAGCTGATAAAACAGAAAAGGCTATCTTCTTACGAAGAATAGCCTTTTTTTATGCTTATAATTGTTTTATATCTTCTAAATATGACTTTATTTGGTAATCTTCATTTATGACATATCTTTTTTGAAAATCTTTAAATTCTAATTCATTACAAATACATAAACCTATAGGAATGCCAATAGGACGATAGTTAATTTCTGTAAGATAGATTCCATTACTTAATTTTAAAACTAATGATTTATCATCATCTATCTCATCCATATAGTAACAAAGATAAATATCTTCTATCTTTTGTCTTAGTAATTTTTTCTTCTCCTGCTCTTCTATTTCTTTTCCTTTATCAAATTGTTCATTGCAATATGCTATGTTAGATTCATTTAAGTAGTAAAAAATCTCATCACAATTAGATAAAGAAAATATTGTATTATCTTCTAGTTTAACATAAGAATGAAACGTTTGTAATTCATTTTTATGAGAATAGTTATAACATATTTGGAATATAGTTTTACCAATAAGAGTCGAAAGCGATAACATATAAAAGATTTAAGAAAATTGCTCTATTAAGAAATGATACAGGAGGCGTACACCTGTTCCTGTTCCATTTTTACCTCTATAACTAGACGATTTCATAAGATAAGCTGGCGCAGCTATATCCATGTGAATCCAATCGTAATCTACAAAGTGTTCTAAAAACTTTCCTGCAACGATTGCTCCTGCAAAACTTCCTCCCACATTTTTAATATCAGCTACATCAGATTTTAAATAATCTTTGTACTCGTTCCATAAAGGAAATTCTACCAAACGCTCATAAGTTTCTCTTCCACTTTTTTCTAAAGCTCTTTTCAATACTTCATCTGTATTACCCATAAAAACAGTACCTTCTTCACCTATAGCACGCACTGCACTTCCTGTAAGAGTTGCTAAATCAATAACTAACTCTGGAGCTAATTCTTTTGCATAATCTAAAGCGTCAGCCATAATGAGTCTTCCTTCTCCGTCTGTGTTGGTGATTTCTACAGTTGCGCCACTTCGCATCGTAATTACATCTCCTGGAACTAATCCTTGATTACTAATTGAATTATCTGTAATAGGCAAAAGTCCGACAACATATAATGGAATATTATTTTTAGCAAGTGCATAAATAAGTCCTACCACACTGGCAGAACCTCCCATGTCTGACTTCATAATTTCTAAGGCAGCCGTTGAAGTTTTAATATTTGCACCTCCAATATCAAAAGTTACTCCTTTTCCCACCAAAACAATAGGCGTATCATTAGTAGCATCTTTTGGAGAATAAATGAGTTTGGCAAAAATGGCATCTTCATGACTAGCTTGTGAAACACCCAAAATACCTCCCATTTTTTCAGCTTCTATACGCTCTTTATTCCAAATTTCGGTTTCAAAACCTGCTTCTTTTCCTAATTCTTCTATTTTTTGTCCGTATATAGATGGTTTCTTAAAATTTGGAGGGTCGTTTACCAAATCTCTTGTTAGCCAAACAGCGTCACAAAGTGTGGTCATTTTTTCTAACTCTTCTTGTTCGATAGTTTCTGTTTCACTTGAGAAAACTACTTCTACCTGCAAAGTATCTCTAAAATAGTCCTCTGAATTTCCTTTTTTCTCATAATTATAACTTCCTAAATTCAAACCTTCTAAAAAGCAGAGAATACTTTCTTTACTCAAAATAGCATCAGCCAAAACTTGTAACTTATTAATAGAATGAGTTTTGATAAGCTGTGCCACTAAATGCCCTTGATTACGCATTTTTTCTTTATGAACATAATTTTCCTGTATTGGGGCAAGATAAGGAACTGCAAAAACTACTTGATTATCTAAGAAAACAGTAGTGGGGATTTGCTCCTTTTCAAAATAATTTACTAATGAAGAAATAGGAAAATTATCTGAAAATGTAGAAGGAAGATTGTCAAAATTTTCTCCTAGCAAATAAATACAAGGAGTAGATTCTGAAAGATGCTCACGAACAGTAAAAAAAATTTGCATAAAATAAAGTAATGAAAAAATGTGTGTTGCTTAAGACAAATGAAAACAACTTACAATTAAAAGTTTTTTTAAGTTGCACAGACTTTGTAGCCTATATGATTATACTAGAAATTAACAAGAAATTTTTTCTACTCTTGTTTGATGTCTTCCTCCTTCAAATTCTGTTTTTAAGAAGATTTCAACCATTTTTTGAGCTAACTCTTGTGTTACAAAACGAGCAGGAATACAAATTACATTTGCATTATTATGCTGACGAGCAAGAGCTGCTAATTCTTCATTCCAACAAATGGCAGCACGAATATCAGCATGTTTATTGGCACTCATAGCAATTCCGTTTCCACTTCCACAAATCAAAATCCCCAATTCAGTTTCGTTACTAGTTACAGAATTTGCTAATGGATGTGCAAAATCGGGATAATCTACTGAATCTGAACTATCTGTTCCAAAATTTTTAACCTCGTGACCTAAATTAGTCAGATAGTTTTGTAAGAATTTTTTGTATTCAGTTCCTGCGTGGTCGTTGGCAATTGAAATTTTCATTGAAAAAGGGTAATCTTTTATAAGAGTTTTTAGTATAAAGCACAAATAAATATATAATTCTCAAAAATACGGATTTTTAAATAAGTAGAAACTATCCAAAATTATATTTTTCTATAAAAAGATAAAAAATTATTTATTTTAAACCATAAAATCGTTTTGAAGTTATAATAAATAGAATGAATCAGTAAAACATTTTAAGAATAATAAAAACGATAATTTAATGAACGCATCTCAAATCTTAATTCTTATCATTGCTATTTTAGTAGGCGATTTTTTATTAGAAAATTTTTTAGAATGGCTTAATTCTCAAAAACAACCTGCTCATTTGCCCAATCAGTTTGCAGATATTTACACGGAAGATGAATATCAAAAATCAAAAGCCTATAAGAAAGCAAATACAGCCTTTTCTTTGATTAGTAACTCTGTGAGCTTTATTCTTACACTTATATTTTTAATTACTGGTTCTTTTGGGTGGTTGAGCGAACTTTTAGAAGTTTATTTTCAAAATCCTATTTGGCACGCTCTTGCTTTTTTTGCAGTGGTTACGATAGCTTCTTCTCTTTTAGGATTGCCTTTTTCATTGTATCAAACTTTTGTTATTGAGGAGAAATTTGGATTTAACAAAACGACCAAAAAATTATTTATTACAGATAAATTAAAAGGACTTTTGCTTGGTGCAATAGTAGGAGGAATTATAGGTTATGTTCTTTTATATCTTGTTTTAGAAATTGGCAAAAACTTTTGGATTTACTTTTGGGTAATAATTACCGTTTTTTCTATTGGAATGCAGTTTTTTTATGCTTCCTTAATAATGCCACTCTTCAACAAACTAACCCCTTTAGAAGATGGACAACTTAGAGAATCTATTGAAGAATATGCAGGGAGTGTTTATTTTCCTCTTCAAAATATTTTCGTAATTGATGGCTCAAAACGCTCTACAAAAGCAAATGCCTTTTTTATGGGATTTGGAAAGCAGAAAAAAGTTGTTTTTTATGATACCATTTTAGAAAAACACAGTACAGAAGAACTAGTAGCTATTTTTGCTCACGAAGTAGGACATTATAAAAAGAATCATATTCCTCAAACTATGGCAATATCTATTGCACAAACAGGACTTACGCTTTTTATCTTGGCACAAATTATTTTTAGTAAGGAAATTTCTCTTGCCTTAGGTGCAAACGAATGGCAAATTCACTTAAATATGATTGCATTTGGTTTTCTTTATTCGCCTATTTCTACGATTACAAGTGTTTTATTTAATATTTTCTCTCGTAAAAACGAATATGAAGCTGATAATTATGCCAAAGAAACGTATGGTAGCAAACCTCTTGCAACAGCACTCAAAAAACTTTCTGCTGACTCACTTTCCAATCTTACGCCACACCCTTGGTACGTATTTTTTAAATATTCACATCCACCACTTAGTGAGCGTTTGAAGGCAATGGGAGAGTAAAGTAAAGTCAGAAATCAGATTCAGATTCAGATTTTAGAAGGAGGTATGAGTTCAGTTCCCCAAAACTGAATAGGCGTATTTGATAGCACTAAATATACTGTTTCAAAAATTTTACAATGTTTT
This is a stretch of genomic DNA from Bernardetia sp. MNP-M8. It encodes these proteins:
- a CDS encoding sodium:proton antiporter, whose protein sequence is MLELAGLLVLGFFAQWLSWRIKVPAILPLIIIGLLVGPVSTLFTGDEGYLVSKGPKLIDGDSIFQGQVLFDVVSLAVGLILFEGGLTLKLSEVKVLGKAVRNIIVIGSVITMAGGTVAAMLIMDFSVQTALLFGSLIIVTGPTVIGPILRNVKPNFNITTILKWEGILIDPVGALIAILTYEFIISGTAGSQIGFIALKTFAITIAVGIAIGWVSAWLGNILISKELVPKYLQNIVMLGLVISSFALSNSIQHESGLLAVTIMGMALVNMKTSNLKEIISFNEDLVIILISFLFVLLSSRIDIVDIELVLTTNSFILFAVVVFILRPLSVFLSTWGTNLTLNEKIFLSYICPRGIVTAAVASIFSISLFQSKDYIIPLDEAAMLLPLVFLVIVGTVVLQGLTAKPIAKLLGVTRKEPNGVAFLSADESARFIAKILQKYNIPVLLADTSKANTREASMQQIPIYEGSILNEEAWEELDFAQYGQLWAMTPNAEINALACRILGEELVKDKVFRFISNREQETLNKEDYPKNILFDGRADFISFSHFIRKDPEIKEIKVNSREDVLNTLETKENKGKVIPLFVINDKNFVEPALALTPLEIGKETKFIYLKIK
- a CDS encoding leucyl aminopeptidase family protein; the encoded protein is MQIFFTVREHLSESTPCIYLLGENFDNLPSTFSDNFPISSLVNYFEKEQIPTTVFLDNQVVFAVPYLAPIQENYVHKEKMRNQGHLVAQLIKTHSINKLQVLADAILSKESILCFLEGLNLGSYNYEKKGNSEDYFRDTLQVEVVFSSETETIEQEELEKMTTLCDAVWLTRDLVNDPPNFKKPSIYGQKIEELGKEAGFETEIWNKERIEAEKMGGILGVSQASHEDAIFAKLIYSPKDATNDTPIVLVGKGVTFDIGGANIKTSTAALEIMKSDMGGSASVVGLIYALAKNNIPLYVVGLLPITDNSISNQGLVPGDVITMRSGATVEITNTDGEGRLIMADALDYAKELAPELVIDLATLTGSAVRAIGEEGTVFMGNTDEVLKRALEKSGRETYERLVEFPLWNEYKDYLKSDVADIKNVGGSFAGAIVAGKFLEHFVDYDWIHMDIAAPAYLMKSSSYRGKNGTGTGVRLLYHFLIEQFS
- the rpiB gene encoding ribose 5-phosphate isomerase B, whose amino-acid sequence is MKISIANDHAGTEYKKFLQNYLTNLGHEVKNFGTDSSDSVDYPDFAHPLANSVTSNETELGILICGSGNGIAMSANKHADIRAAICWNEELAALARQHNNANVICIPARFVTQELAQKMVEIFLKTEFEGGRHQTRVEKISC
- a CDS encoding M48 family metallopeptidase; this translates as MNASQILILIIAILVGDFLLENFLEWLNSQKQPAHLPNQFADIYTEDEYQKSKAYKKANTAFSLISNSVSFILTLIFLITGSFGWLSELLEVYFQNPIWHALAFFAVVTIASSLLGLPFSLYQTFVIEEKFGFNKTTKKLFITDKLKGLLLGAIVGGIIGYVLLYLVLEIGKNFWIYFWVIITVFSIGMQFFYASLIMPLFNKLTPLEDGQLRESIEEYAGSVYFPLQNIFVIDGSKRSTKANAFFMGFGKQKKVVFYDTILEKHSTEELVAIFAHEVGHYKKNHIPQTMAISIAQTGLTLFILAQIIFSKEISLALGANEWQIHLNMIAFGFLYSPISTITSVLFNIFSRKNEYEADNYAKETYGSKPLATALKKLSADSLSNLTPHPWYVFFKYSHPPLSERLKAMGE